From the Campylobacter volucris genome, the window GCTTGATCACATAATCAAAATCTTTAGCAAAACAAATATCTTCTTGCTTTACCTTGCTAATACCTTCAATTAAAATTTCTTCAGGTTTTACTCTCAAACCATAAGCAATATTTGCTAGTATAAGTAGTTTATGTGCTGCATCAAAACCTTCTATATCAAAAGTAGGATCAGCTTCAGCATAACCTAAATCTTGAGCTTTTTGCAAAACCTCTTTAAAATTTGCTCCATCTTCTACCATTTTACTTAAAATATAATTGCTAGTTCCGTTTAAAATTCCTTTAATACAAAGTATATTGTTTGCACTCAAACCTTCTTTTAAAATTTTTATAATAGGAATTCCACCAGCTACGCTTGCTTCATAACCAAAGGCTGAATTTTTAGCCAATTTTTCAAGCTCATATCTATGGTAAGCAAGCAAAGCTTTATTAGCTGTAACAACTGCTTTTTTTCTTTTTAAAATTTTAGAAATAATTTCAAAAGGAAATTCTATCCCACCCATTAATTCTACAAATACATCTATATCATTGCGATTTAAAATAAGCTCTATATCATTTACCACAGGGATTAAAGCATTTTCTTTTGGGGTTCTTGCTAAAGCTATTACAGGGATGATTTCTTCATCACATCTTGCTTTGATTAATTCTTGATTATCAATTAAA encodes:
- a CDS encoding homoserine dehydrogenase, whose translation is MKVAILGYGTVASAVVKTLIDNQELIKARCDEEIIPVIALARTPKENALIPVVNDIELILNRNDIDVFVELMGGIEFPFEIISKILKRKKAVVTANKALLAYHRYELEKLAKNSAFGYEASVAGGIPIIKILKEGLSANNILCIKGILNGTSNYILSKMVEDGANFKEVLQKAQDLGYAEADPTFDIEGFDAAHKLLILANIAYGLRVKPEEILIEGISKVKQEDICFAKDFDYVIKHLGIARSKNEKVELRVHPAMISKDKMLAKVDGVMNAVSVDGDILGESLYYGAGAGGKATASAVVADLIDIARKEKNTAMFGYLNDTSYSLLVKDEIYTKYYLRLKVLDKIGVLSIITNLMSQLQISIDTFLQKPKKENDCSILFFITHETYEKNIQILIKELKKQNFIQDEIFMMRIED